GGGTGTAGAAGGTCGGCACGCCCATCATGGTGGTGCCGCGGGGTAATTCGTCGATGATCGCCTCGACGTCGAAGCGTGGCAGGAAGCACATGCTGGCGCCGGACATCAGCACCACGTTGCAGGCCACGAAGAGCCCATGGGTGTGGAAGATCGGTAGCGCATGGATCAGCCGATCGGCTTCGCTGAACTGCCAGGTGTCGACCAGCGCCTTGGCGTTTGAGCCCAGGTTTGCGTGGGTCAGCATCGCGCCCTTGGAGCGTCCGGTGGTGCCGGAGGTATAGAGGATGGCGGCCAGGTCGTCGCCTTCGCGGGCCTGAATGCCTTCATATGGCGTTGCCTTGGCGGCGGCCGTCATCAGGCTGCCGTCGGCTTCAATGCCCAGAGTGGCCACCTGCGCGCAGCCGGTCTCGTCGGCGATGCGCCGTGCTTCGTCCTTGACCGCGGGGCGACAGACGAACAGCGCAGGCTCCGCATCGCCGAGGAAGTAGCGGATCTCCTCGCCGGTGTAGCCGGTATTGAGCGGCAGGTAGACGCCGCCGACGCGTAGGGTGGCCAGGTACAGCAGAATGGTTTCGGGGCTCTTGTCGACCTGCACGGCGACCCGGTCCCCCGGGCTCACGCCGAGCGCGACCAGGGCACCGGCCAGTCGTTCGCTGGCTGCGAGGGCCTGGGCATAGCTGTAGCCGCGGCCGTCGCGGGTGGTGATGAAATCGGCGTCACCGCGCGCCCGCATGCGTTGAGCGAAGGTATCGAACAGGTTGTGGTTCATTTTGTTGGTTCTCCCTTGAGCAGTTTGCGGGCACGTCGGTCCAGGTCGCGCACGGCCGACGAGCAGGCGATCGTGCCGTGGGTGGTGTATTTCTCGTGATTGCGTTCGATGTCTTCGAGCACATAGAGGTAATTGACCATCAGCCCGGCGGCCTGATGGAGTCCCTTGCCCGATGTGTCGCCCAGCCAGTTGATGCGATGCAGTTGAGCGCCGTTGCCCAGGTGAAAGCGGGCTACGGGATTGAGAGGCAATGCCTTGGCATTCTTTTCCTTGAGCAGGTAATGCGCCGCCAGCGGTTTGATGAGTTCCTTGAGCCGCTGTGATTGTTCGGGGTCGCTGGCCCAGTCGGGCGCATTGAGGTGCTCAAGCGCCGCCTTTGCGTCCTCGTCGAGGCCGTCGCCTGCGTCTTGCAACACGGTCTCCAGCCACTTGCGAAAGCCCGGCACCGGCGACAGGGTGACGAAGTGCTTGAGATGGGGCAGTTCCTGCTTGAGTTCTTGCACCACCTGCTTGATCAGGAAATTGCCGAAGGAGATGCCGCGCAGCCCGGTCTGGCAGTTGCTGATACCGAAGAAGGCGGCGGTGTCGGCGGCCTCCGGGTCCTCGAT
Above is a window of Halomonas sp. I5-271120 DNA encoding:
- a CDS encoding malonyl-CoA synthase codes for the protein MNHNLFDTFAQRMRARGDADFITTRDGRGYSYAQALAASERLAGALVALGVSPGDRVAVQVDKSPETILLYLATLRVGGVYLPLNTGYTGEEIRYFLGDAEPALFVCRPAVKDEARRIADETGCAQVATLGIEADGSLMTAAAKATPYEGIQAREGDDLAAILYTSGTTGRSKGAMLTHANLGSNAKALVDTWQFSEADRLIHALPIFHTHGLFVACNVVLMSGASMCFLPRFDVEAIIDELPRGTTMMGVPTFYTRLLQDPRLTPELTANMRLFTSGSAPLTADTHQAFEARTGHAILERYGMTETNMNTSNPYEGDRIAGTVGMPLPGVEVRITDRESHRDLPQGEIGMLEVRGPNVFVGYWRMPEKTKEELLDDGFFVTGDLAMIDERGYVHIVGRDKDLVISGGYNVYPKEVEQVIDELDGVVESAVIGVHHPDFGEGVTAVVVKKPGATIDEALVIASLSDHLAKYKQPKRVLFVDSLPRNTMGKVQKKQLRDDYRDLYSDA